One Bacillota bacterium genomic window carries:
- a CDS encoding amidophosphoribosyltransferase, producing the protein MAAYVSCEGPGCGGASCKGAGAVGCAARCAGGRPDKPREECGVFGVYGKSPGIDAAGLTYLGLYALQHRGQESAGMATSDGEALILHKEMGLVAKVFPDEVLDGLKGHISVGHVRYSTTGSSRVENAQPLLGRCKYGAVAIAHNGNLVNTLELFKELEAQGSVFQSTLDTEVVLHLVARSEAQDVEDAVRIAAGRLQGAYSIVVLAGDKLMALRDPHAIRPLCLGESRDAYFISSETCGLDTVGARLIRHVGPGEMVTIDRGGVRFSQAVPARRRAACVFEFIYFARPDSEIDGVGVHTARKRMGQALAREFPVDADMVIAAPDSGISAAIGFAEASGIPYDTGLTKNRYVGRTFIQPSQTMRELGVRIKLNPIADLVAGKRVVMIDDSIVRGTTSVKTIEMLRSAGAKKVHMYVASPPVRYPCYYGIDTSARGELIASNHTIDEIREHLRADSLCYLSLEGLIGAMGPLEGSLCLACLDGEYPVELPGGGAAQKHVLELRA; encoded by the coding sequence ATGGCTGCGTATGTGAGTTGCGAGGGGCCAGGCTGCGGGGGTGCAAGTTGCAAGGGAGCGGGAGCGGTGGGTTGCGCAGCGAGGTGCGCAGGAGGCCGCCCGGATAAGCCCAGGGAGGAGTGCGGCGTCTTCGGGGTATATGGGAAGAGCCCCGGCATCGATGCCGCGGGCCTCACTTACCTGGGATTATATGCATTGCAGCACAGGGGGCAGGAGAGCGCGGGGATGGCGACATCCGATGGAGAGGCGCTCATTCTCCACAAGGAGATGGGGCTTGTAGCGAAGGTCTTCCCCGATGAGGTACTGGATGGCCTCAAGGGCCATATCTCCGTTGGGCACGTCCGGTATTCAACGACAGGCTCGAGCCGCGTGGAAAACGCCCAGCCGCTTCTCGGACGGTGCAAGTACGGCGCGGTCGCCATCGCCCACAACGGGAATCTCGTGAACACGCTGGAGCTTTTCAAGGAGCTCGAGGCGCAGGGGAGCGTCTTCCAGTCCACCCTTGACACGGAGGTCGTCCTGCACCTCGTGGCGCGGTCAGAGGCTCAGGATGTCGAGGATGCCGTCAGGATAGCCGCAGGCCGGCTCCAGGGCGCCTATTCCATAGTTGTGCTGGCGGGCGACAAGCTCATGGCCCTGCGGGACCCCCATGCCATTCGCCCGCTTTGTCTCGGAGAGTCGCGGGATGCCTACTTTATTTCCTCCGAGACGTGCGGCCTCGATACCGTCGGGGCTCGTCTCATACGCCACGTCGGGCCTGGGGAGATGGTGACGATCGACCGGGGCGGGGTCCGGTTTTCCCAGGCCGTGCCCGCCCGGAGGCGGGCGGCGTGCGTCTTTGAGTTTATTTATTTCGCCCGGCCGGATAGCGAGATAGATGGGGTGGGTGTGCATACCGCCCGCAAGCGCATGGGGCAGGCCCTTGCCCGCGAGTTCCCTGTGGATGCGGATATGGTTATAGCGGCGCCGGATTCGGGCATCTCGGCGGCGATCGGGTTTGCCGAGGCATCGGGCATCCCCTATGATACGGGGCTGACGAAAAACCGGTATGTTGGCAGGACGTTCATCCAGCCAAGCCAGACCATGCGGGAGCTCGGGGTCAGGATAAAGCTGAACCCCATCGCGGACCTGGTGGCAGGCAAGCGCGTGGTCATGATAGACGATTCCATAGTCCGCGGCACCACCAGCGTCAAGACTATTGAGATGTTGAGGTCCGCCGGGGCTAAGAAGGTTCACATGTATGTCGCTTCGCCGCCGGTCCGCTACCCCTGCTACTACGGGATAGATACGTCGGCCCGCGGCGAGCTGATAGCCTCCAATCACACAATTGACGAGATCAGGGAGCACCTGCGGGCTGACAGCCTCTGTTACCTGAGCCTCGAGGGGCTTATCGGGGCGATGGGGCCGCTCGAGGGCTCATTGTGCCTTGCATGCCTCGATGGCGAGTACCCGGTTGAATTGCCGGGTGGTGGGGCCGCGCAAAAGCATGTGCTGGAGTTGAGGGCATGA
- a CDS encoding adenylosuccinate lyase — protein sequence MIPRYTYPEMARIWSDENRFSKWLEIELAACEAWANLGRIPPDALEKIKKNARFDVKRIEEIEEVTNHDVIAFLTCVAENVGEESRFIHMGMTSSDVVDTAMSLLMLDALDIIIGDVKVLIDVMVERAREHRHTVMIGRTHGVHAEPVTLGLKFALWVSEMRRNLARIEQARKTIAFGKISGAVGTYANVDPYVEEYVCKKLGLARADISTQILQRDRHAELLTTLAITAGSIEKFATEIRSLQRTEIFELQEPFKKGQKGSSAMPHKRNPIMCERMVGLARVIRGNAMVALEDIALWHERDITHSSAERIIIPDSTILMDYMLRKFTGIVKGLVVRPERMRENLERTGGLIFSELVLLALVDKGLTREDAYAIVQSNAAKAWDEGLNFKELVAGDPRVRERLTAQEIEACFDPSHHLKHVDEILDRLSI from the coding sequence CATGCGAGGCCTGGGCCAACCTCGGCCGGATACCTCCGGACGCGCTTGAGAAAATCAAGAAAAACGCGCGCTTTGACGTCAAAAGGATCGAAGAAATCGAGGAGGTCACGAACCACGACGTCATAGCCTTCTTGACCTGCGTCGCGGAGAATGTCGGGGAGGAGTCCAGGTTTATTCATATGGGCATGACATCGTCGGACGTTGTAGATACGGCGATGTCTCTGCTTATGCTGGATGCGCTGGATATCATCATCGGTGATGTCAAGGTCCTCATAGACGTGATGGTCGAGCGCGCCAGGGAACACAGGCACACGGTCATGATCGGGAGGACCCACGGCGTCCATGCAGAGCCGGTGACCCTCGGCCTCAAGTTCGCCTTGTGGGTTTCGGAGATGCGACGCAATCTCGCGCGCATAGAGCAGGCGAGGAAGACGATAGCGTTCGGCAAGATCTCGGGAGCTGTCGGGACCTATGCCAACGTCGACCCCTATGTCGAGGAATATGTCTGTAAGAAGCTCGGGCTCGCGCGCGCTGACATCTCGACCCAGATACTGCAGCGAGACCGGCACGCCGAGCTCCTCACCACCCTGGCCATCACGGCGGGCTCCATTGAAAAATTCGCAACCGAGATCAGGAGCCTCCAGCGGACAGAGATATTCGAGCTCCAGGAGCCATTCAAGAAGGGGCAAAAGGGCTCCTCTGCGATGCCCCACAAGCGCAACCCCATAATGTGCGAGCGGATGGTCGGGCTCGCCCGCGTGATCCGCGGGAATGCCATGGTTGCCCTGGAGGATATAGCGCTCTGGCACGAGCGGGACATCACACATTCATCCGCCGAGAGGATCATCATCCCTGACAGCACCATTCTCATGGACTATATGCTCAGGAAGTTCACAGGCATCGTAAAGGGCCTCGTCGTCCGGCCCGAGCGGATGAGGGAAAACCTGGAGCGCACGGGAGGCCTCATCTTTTCAGAGCTTGTGCTGCTTGCCCTGGTCGACAAGGGCCTGACGCGGGAGGACGCCTACGCTATAGTGCAGTCGAACGCGGCGAAGGCCTGGGACGAGGGGCTCAACTTCAAGGAGCTCGTCGCGGGCGACCCCAGGGTGCGCGAACGGCTCACGGCGCAGGAGATCGAGGCATGTTTCGACCCGTCGCACCATCTCAAGCATGTGGATGAAATATTGGATCGACTGAGCATCTAA
- a CDS encoding phosphoribosylformylglycinamidine cyclo-ligase, producing MRRKGQGQEGKGESLSYKAAGVDIEAGYEVVRRIKGLARSTFRPEVVGDIGGFGGGFALKVSGSGAMRNPVLVSGTDGVGTKLKIAFMMNKHDTVGVDVVAYCVNDIICHGAEPLFFLDYFACGKLDPAQAEDVVKGVADGCRQAGCALIGGETAEMPGFYPEGEYDLAGFAVGVVERNELIDGSKVAPGDAIIGIASSGLQSSGFSLTRKVLFDVAGYSVFDEVPELGTIDGRAKTLGEELLTPTLVYARPVLQLRRDFELRGIANISGGGLPENLPRAMAEGTRARIEWGTWPVHPIFDLIQRTGNISGDEMIRTYNLGIGIAVIVDSESADGVVEALARMGHAAYIIGRVEEGPKGVEIVNLD from the coding sequence TTGAGGCGTAAAGGGCAAGGGCAGGAAGGGAAAGGGGAGTCTTTGAGCTACAAGGCGGCGGGGGTGGACATCGAGGCGGGCTATGAGGTGGTGCGCCGCATCAAGGGACTGGCGCGATCCACATTCAGGCCCGAGGTCGTCGGAGATATAGGTGGGTTCGGCGGTGGATTCGCGCTCAAGGTATCGGGCTCGGGCGCCATGCGAAATCCCGTGCTTGTCTCGGGGACCGACGGCGTCGGGACGAAGCTCAAGATCGCCTTTATGATGAATAAGCATGATACCGTCGGCGTGGATGTTGTGGCCTACTGCGTGAACGATATAATCTGCCATGGGGCGGAGCCGCTGTTTTTCCTGGATTATTTCGCCTGCGGGAAGTTGGATCCTGCGCAGGCCGAGGATGTGGTGAAAGGGGTTGCGGATGGCTGCCGCCAGGCGGGGTGTGCGCTCATCGGCGGGGAGACTGCCGAGATGCCCGGGTTTTACCCTGAGGGCGAGTACGACCTGGCGGGCTTTGCTGTAGGCGTGGTCGAACGTAATGAGCTGATAGACGGGTCGAAGGTCGCGCCCGGCGATGCGATTATAGGCATAGCATCGAGCGGCCTGCAGAGCAGCGGGTTTTCCCTCACGCGGAAGGTCCTCTTTGACGTGGCGGGCTACAGCGTCTTCGACGAGGTGCCCGAGCTGGGAACGATCGACGGGCGCGCCAAAACCCTGGGCGAGGAGCTCCTCACGCCGACCCTGGTATATGCCAGGCCGGTCCTGCAGCTCAGGCGGGACTTCGAGCTCCGCGGGATCGCTAACATAAGCGGCGGCGGGCTTCCCGAAAACCTGCCGAGGGCGATGGCCGAGGGGACCCGCGCCAGGATAGAGTGGGGCACCTGGCCCGTCCATCCCATATTCGACCTGATCCAGAGGACGGGCAACATCTCGGGCGACGAGATGATCAGGACCTACAACCTCGGGATTGGCATAGCAGTGATAGTGGACTCTGAATCCGCGGACGGGGTCGTGGAGGCCCTCGCTCGCATGGGGCACGCGGCGTACATCATAGGCAGGGTCGAGGAGGGGCCCAAGGGCGTGGAGATAGTGAATTTGGATTAG
- the purQ gene encoding phosphoribosylformylglycinamidine synthase subunit PurQ, producing MRVGVVIFPGSNCDHDCHHAAQVMGMDAEYIWHATRDISGFDCIILPGGFSYGDYLRAGAVARFSPIMEAVTRFAERGGLVLGICNGFQILLEAGLLPGAMMRNRNLKFICKTIHLRVENAGTPFTGACAPGQVLAVPIAHGEGNYYIDPEGLRELNANKQVVFRYCDPHGAVTDEANPNGSCDNIAGIINREGNVLGMMPHPERCVERVLGGEDGRFVFASLLRRWSRGGGYDAGCALA from the coding sequence ATGAGGGTAGGGGTTGTGATATTCCCCGGCTCGAACTGCGACCACGACTGCCACCATGCGGCGCAGGTCATGGGCATGGATGCCGAATATATCTGGCATGCAACCCGCGATATCTCGGGCTTCGACTGCATAATTCTGCCGGGCGGTTTCTCCTACGGGGATTACCTCCGCGCGGGCGCGGTTGCCCGCTTTTCGCCTATCATGGAGGCCGTGACGAGGTTTGCCGAGCGGGGAGGGCTCGTGCTCGGGATATGCAATGGCTTTCAGATCCTCCTGGAGGCGGGGCTCCTGCCCGGCGCCATGATGCGAAACCGCAACCTCAAGTTCATATGCAAGACCATCCACCTTCGCGTTGAAAACGCCGGGACCCCGTTCACGGGGGCGTGCGCGCCCGGACAGGTGCTGGCCGTGCCCATAGCCCACGGCGAGGGGAATTACTATATCGACCCCGAGGGGCTCCGCGAGCTCAACGCCAACAAGCAGGTGGTCTTCAGATACTGCGATCCCCATGGCGCGGTCACGGACGAGGCCAACCCCAACGGGTCGTGCGATAATATAGCTGGGATCATAAACCGCGAGGGAAATGTCCTGGGCATGATGCCCCACCCCGAGCGGTGCGTCGAGCGGGTTTTGGGCGGGGAGGATGGTCGCTTTGTCTTCGCATCGCTTCTCAGACGCTGGTCGAGAGGGGGCGGCTACGATGCAGGATGCGCCCTGGCGTGA
- the purL gene encoding phosphoribosylformylglycinamidine synthase subunit PurL — protein sequence MQDAPWREMGLKDYEYERIVEIMGREPTYTELGMFSAMWSEHCGYKHSKSTLKLFPTKGERVLQGPGENAGIVDIGGGMALVMKMESHNHPSAIEPYQGAATGIGGILRDIFTMGARPVALLDSLRFGDLSNDKVKYLFDGVVAGIAGYGNCIGVPTVAGEVYFEEPYTRNPLVNVMCVGIMKTSEIARGVAAGVGNAVMVIGSKTGRDGIHGATFASVELDERSEERRPAVQVGDPFTEKLLVEACLEIIRGGYVVGIQDMGAAGLTSSTVEMAARAGTGMEIELSLVPRREEGMTPYEIMLSESQERMVAVVEPDKVDKVREIFAKWGLDAVVVGHVTGDGLMRVKENGKVVAEIPAKVLAEAPVYNPEARRPARIDEMHAFDPATLPEPQDYNEVLMRLMSSPSIASKEWVYEQYDHMVRTNTAIVPGAADAAVLRVKELGTPGHEVGIALTVDCQGRYCYLDPYQGAAIAVAEAGRNLACVGAEPLAITDCLNFGNPEKPEMFWEFQESVKGMADACRKLGIPVISGNVSFYNEAEGVAIYPTPVVGMAGLLPDVALRITQGFKREGDLIVLLGATGADMGGSDYLEVIHGVVAGSPPRLDLEAERRVQACCRDAVRRGLLSSAHDCAEGGLAVALAESCISGNVGAHIAIVHGGSSTSDHGADGRDAGHCDAGGCDVATGARDIECCGSWSSGMRPDFLLFSESQGRIVVSLPEENRKELEELASRHGIPFEVIGRVGGARLVMRVVEDADSGPVGPGQRRWRRLVDLDLHDLDRAWRTSIARHMSDGESAEAAAEIAAR from the coding sequence ATGCAGGATGCGCCCTGGCGTGAAATGGGCTTGAAAGATTATGAGTACGAGAGAATTGTAGAGATCATGGGCAGGGAGCCAACCTACACCGAGCTCGGGATGTTCAGCGCGATGTGGTCGGAGCACTGCGGTTACAAGCATTCGAAATCCACGCTGAAGCTGTTTCCGACGAAGGGGGAGAGGGTCCTTCAGGGGCCCGGGGAAAACGCCGGCATCGTGGATATAGGGGGCGGCATGGCCCTAGTGATGAAGATGGAGAGCCATAACCACCCGTCGGCCATTGAACCCTACCAGGGGGCTGCGACGGGGATCGGCGGGATACTGCGCGATATATTCACCATGGGGGCGCGGCCGGTGGCCCTCCTGGATTCCTTGAGGTTTGGGGATTTGAGCAATGACAAGGTGAAGTATCTTTTCGACGGCGTTGTGGCGGGCATAGCGGGCTACGGCAATTGTATCGGCGTCCCGACCGTGGCGGGGGAGGTATACTTCGAGGAGCCTTACACGCGAAACCCGCTCGTCAACGTCATGTGCGTGGGGATCATGAAGACGAGCGAGATCGCCAGGGGCGTCGCCGCGGGCGTCGGGAATGCCGTTATGGTTATAGGCTCGAAGACGGGGCGCGATGGCATTCACGGTGCTACCTTCGCCTCGGTCGAGCTGGACGAGAGATCGGAGGAGCGCCGGCCGGCGGTCCAGGTGGGGGATCCATTTACGGAGAAGCTCCTGGTCGAGGCGTGCCTCGAGATCATCAGGGGCGGCTACGTTGTCGGCATCCAGGATATGGGCGCAGCCGGGCTCACGAGCTCCACGGTGGAGATGGCGGCCCGGGCGGGCACGGGGATGGAGATAGAGCTCTCCCTGGTCCCCAGGCGTGAGGAGGGGATGACCCCTTACGAGATAATGCTCTCGGAATCCCAGGAGCGCATGGTTGCGGTCGTGGAGCCGGATAAGGTCGATAAGGTGCGCGAGATATTCGCCAAGTGGGGCCTGGATGCTGTGGTCGTCGGCCATGTGACCGGCGACGGGCTCATGCGGGTCAAGGAGAACGGCAAGGTGGTCGCGGAGATCCCGGCAAAGGTCCTGGCCGAGGCGCCCGTCTACAACCCCGAGGCGAGAAGGCCGGCCCGGATCGACGAGATGCATGCCTTCGACCCGGCCACGCTCCCCGAGCCGCAAGATTACAACGAGGTCTTGATGAGGCTCATGTCATCCCCGAGCATCGCCAGTAAGGAATGGGTCTACGAGCAGTACGATCACATGGTGAGGACGAATACGGCGATCGTGCCGGGCGCGGCTGATGCGGCCGTGTTGCGCGTGAAGGAGCTGGGGACGCCGGGCCACGAGGTCGGGATCGCCCTGACCGTTGACTGCCAGGGTCGATACTGCTACCTCGATCCCTACCAAGGGGCTGCAATCGCCGTAGCGGAGGCTGGCCGCAACCTGGCCTGCGTTGGCGCGGAGCCACTCGCCATCACCGATTGCCTTAATTTTGGGAACCCCGAGAAGCCCGAGATGTTCTGGGAGTTCCAGGAAAGCGTGAAGGGCATGGCCGATGCCTGCCGCAAGCTGGGCATCCCAGTTATTAGCGGGAATGTAAGTTTCTATAATGAGGCGGAGGGCGTGGCGATCTACCCAACGCCGGTGGTGGGCATGGCCGGCCTCCTACCGGATGTTGCTCTGAGGATCACACAGGGTTTTAAGAGGGAGGGCGACCTCATCGTGCTGCTGGGCGCGACCGGCGCGGACATGGGCGGGAGCGATTATCTCGAGGTGATTCACGGGGTCGTTGCAGGCAGCCCACCCAGGCTCGACCTGGAGGCCGAGAGGCGCGTCCAGGCCTGCTGCCGCGATGCGGTGCGGCGCGGCCTGTTGAGCTCGGCGCACGACTGCGCTGAGGGAGGGCTCGCGGTGGCTCTGGCCGAGAGCTGTATCTCCGGCAATGTTGGGGCGCACATTGCCATTGTCCATGGCGGCTCCAGCACCAGTGATCATGGTGCTGACGGCCGCGATGCTGGTCACTGCGACGCTGGCGGCTGCGACGTTGCTACTGGTGCCCGCGATATTGAATGCTGCGGCAGCTGGAGCTCCGGTATGAGACCTGATTTCTTGCTCTTCAGCGAGAGCCAGGGCAGGATAGTCGTGTCCCTGCCCGAGGAGAATCGTAAGGAGCTGGAGGAACTGGCCAGCCGCCATGGGATCCCGTTTGAGGTTATCGGCAGGGTCGGCGGGGCCAGGCTGGTGATGCGGGTAGTCGAGGATGCCGATTCGGGTCCGGTTGGACCCGGCCAGCGCCGGTGGAGGCGCCTCGTAGATCTTGATCTGCATGATCTGGATCGCGCGTGGAGGACCAGTATAGCAAGGCATATGAGTGATGGCGAATCTGCTGAAGCAGCAGCTGAAATAGCGGCAAGGTAA
- a CDS encoding phosphoribosylglycinamide formyltransferase, which yields MRRLRLGVLVSGRGTNLQSIIDAIERGDLAADIAIVISNRKDALALRRARDHGIEAIYMSPRHYPSREAYDDALKAELEGRNVGLVVLAGYMLVLSPGFVRHFYGRLVNIHPALLPSFPGTHAQAQALARGVKISGCTVHFVDEGVDTGPIILQAAVPVLEDDTEEILSARILEQEHILYPRAIQLFAEGRLVIEGGRVRILPGPVSGNGSGIAEFGL from the coding sequence GTGCGACGCTTGAGGCTCGGGGTGCTGGTTTCGGGCCGGGGGACCAATCTGCAGTCGATTATTGACGCCATTGAGAGGGGCGATCTCGCGGCCGATATCGCCATCGTGATCAGCAACAGGAAGGACGCGCTCGCCCTAAGGCGGGCCAGGGATCATGGCATCGAGGCCATCTACATGAGCCCGCGGCATTACCCGTCGCGCGAGGCGTATGACGACGCGCTAAAGGCCGAGCTCGAGGGGAGAAATGTCGGCCTGGTCGTGCTTGCCGGCTATATGCTCGTGTTGTCGCCCGGGTTCGTCAGGCATTTCTACGGGAGGCTGGTGAATATCCACCCGGCCCTCCTGCCGTCCTTCCCGGGCACGCACGCGCAGGCCCAGGCCCTCGCGCGCGGGGTCAAGATATCAGGCTGCACCGTTCATTTTGTAGATGAGGGCGTGGATACGGGGCCGATCATCCTCCAGGCTGCGGTGCCGGTCCTCGAGGACGACACCGAGGAGATACTTTCCGCCAGGATTCTCGAACAGGAGCATATACTATACCCGCGCGCGATCCAGCTTTTTGCGGAGGGGCGGCTCGTGATCGAGGGCGGGCGGGTCAGGATTCTGCCGGGACCGGTGTCGGGGAATGGCTCCGGCATTGCTGAGTTTGGGTTATAA
- the purS gene encoding phosphoribosylformylglycinamidine synthase subunit PurS — protein MWKARVRVTLKKGILDPQGKVLEGSLDRLGYKEVREVRVGKYMEIALEAEDAPGARVRVEEMCRRLLANPVIENFAVDVDAEPGGAATTAQAKSQAAQDGGAGAGAAGTGTGTGAGVGR, from the coding sequence TTGTGGAAAGCCAGGGTCCGCGTGACTTTGAAAAAGGGGATTCTCGACCCGCAGGGCAAGGTGCTGGAAGGCTCCCTGGACAGGCTCGGCTACAAGGAAGTCAGGGAGGTCCGCGTTGGGAAGTATATGGAGATCGCGCTCGAGGCGGAGGACGCCCCCGGGGCGCGCGTCAGGGTCGAGGAGATGTGCCGGCGGCTTCTTGCAAACCCGGTTATCGAGAATTTCGCCGTTGATGTTGATGCGGAGCCGGGCGGTGCGGCGACGACGGCCCAGGCGAAATCTCAGGCGGCGCAGGACGGCGGGGCAGGGGCCGGTGCTGCAGGTACAGGTACTGGTACGGGTGCGGGGGTGGGGCGATGA
- a CDS encoding phosphoribosylaminoimidazolesuccinocarboxamide synthase: MEKRERLYEGKAKIAFATDDPGLVIFEFKDAATAFDGKKKGTILGKGAVNARISAVLFKYLEERGIPTHFKELLSPVDMLALKVEIIPVEVVMRNIVAGSLSKRLGIEEGRSLDEPVLEFYYKSDELGDPMINQYHVRAMKLASDDELLRIVELSFAIDRHLKGFFAARKLELVDFKLEFGRRGGDVYLADEISPDTCRLWDMSTREKLDKDRFRRDLGGVEDAYQEVLRRVEGPGEQS; encoded by the coding sequence ATGGAGAAGAGGGAGCGGCTTTACGAGGGTAAGGCGAAGATAGCGTTTGCAACGGACGACCCGGGGCTGGTGATATTCGAATTCAAGGATGCCGCAACGGCCTTCGATGGTAAGAAGAAGGGCACGATACTGGGCAAGGGCGCGGTGAACGCCAGGATATCGGCCGTGCTCTTCAAATATTTGGAGGAAAGGGGCATACCCACCCACTTCAAGGAGCTCTTGAGCCCCGTGGATATGCTCGCCCTGAAGGTGGAGATCATCCCGGTCGAGGTCGTGATGCGCAATATCGTGGCGGGCAGCCTCTCCAAGCGGCTGGGCATAGAGGAGGGGCGGTCGCTGGATGAGCCTGTGCTCGAGTTCTATTACAAGTCCGATGAGCTCGGGGACCCCATGATCAACCAGTATCATGTGAGGGCCATGAAGCTGGCGAGCGACGATGAACTCCTGCGCATCGTCGAGCTCTCGTTTGCCATAGACCGTCATCTCAAGGGCTTTTTTGCGGCGAGGAAGCTTGAGCTGGTTGATTTCAAGCTCGAATTCGGGCGGCGCGGGGGCGATGTATACCTTGCCGACGAGATATCGCCGGACACATGCAGGCTCTGGGACATGTCAACCCGTGAGAAGCTGGATAAGGACAGGTTCCGCAGGGACCTCGGAGGGGTAGAGGATGCCTACCAGGAGGTTCTAAGGCGGGTGGAAGGGCCGGGAGAGCAAAGCTAA